ATTTAGGATTTATCCTGAAATGTTTTAAAAGAATAGATACTATTTTACCTAATACAGCTATTGTTTTTGTTTCTCACGCAATGCCGATGGTATCACGTATTTGTAACCAAATTGTTTTAATGGATAAAGGAGAATCCGAATTTCAAGGCAAAGAAGTGGGCAAAGGAATTGATTTTTATTATAGTCGATTTTTAGATAATGAATCTAATATTGCTTTTGATGATGGTACTTTTGAAATGTTAGAAGCAAAAGGATTAAATATAAATAATAATGAAAAAGGGATTGCTCAAATAAAATGGGGAGAACCACTAAAGCTTTATTTTAAAATTAGACAAAATCGAGAAATTGAGATGCCTATTTTTATAATCGTGATTTATGATAAGGAACAACGTGAAGTGGCATATATTGATCATAGTAATCAAAATGAGTTGTTTTTTAAAGATGGTCTTATAGAATTTGAGATGTTACTAGAAAAAATACAACTGTCAAAAGGGTTTTATACTTTAGATATTTCTATAAATAAAAAACAAACAAGGGAACCATATCTAAGAATAAAAAAAGTTTTAATAATACAGGTTTTGCATGAAAGTGAAATTTTTCCTTCTTTTTTGTTAGATTGTTCTTTTAAAAATAGTTATAATAATTAATCTTAATAAAAGTGATGGACATTGAAAATATAATTGGTAACTCTAAAGATAGATTACAGCTTTGGACTTCTTTTGTAAAACACAAAGGATTTAAAAATATAGTTGAGTTAGGTGTTTATAGAGGTGAATTTGCTGAAAATATTCTTTTGAATTGCGATTCTATAGAGAAATATTACATGATTGATCCTTGGAGAAAGTTGAAAGAATGGAATAAACCAGCTAATACAGAAGATGAAATATTTGAAGATTATTATAATGAAACCTTAAAGAAGACTGAATTTGTTCGTAATAAGAGGATTATTTTAAGAGGTAAAACTCAAGAAATGCATCAAGAAATTAATAATGATTCTTTAGATTTTGCTTATATAGATGGAGATCATACGCTAAAGGGAATTACAGTTGATTTAATAGCTATATGGGATAAGATTAAGTCTAATGGTTTTATAGCTGGAGATGATTTTTGTTCAAGCGTTTGGCAACATGATAAAACATTTGAGCCAACATTTGTATTTCCTTTTGCTGTCTATTTTGCCGAGGCTAAAAATGTTAAAATATACGCATTGCCTTTTAATCAATTTTTGATATCAAAAGGGAGTAAAGGATATGAGCTTATTGATTTAACTAACGGTAAGTATAATGATTTAAGTGTTTTAAATCAATTGAAGGTACAATTGCCGAAAAAGAGAAATACATTTCTATCTAATTTTTTTAAATAATAATGAATAATATTTTAATCTTAGGTTCTGGAAGAAGTGGAACGAGTATGTTAACCGGAATACTTGTAAAATCAGGTTTTCATTTAGGTGAAAATTTTGAATATTTGAAGAAAGATAAGGCAAATCCAAAAGGTTATTTTGAAGATTACGAAGTAAATACAGTTAACGAAGATATATTAAAAGAAAATTTAATTTCAATACCTGAAACATTAAGGAAATGGATTTTCCCCTCTTTTACTTTTTATAGAGCGAGATGGTTAGCAGTAATTCCAAAAGGGAAAAAAATTAAAACAACGAGTTCTATAGATAATAGAATAGAAGTGTTAATTAATAAACCTTCTTTTTGTTATAAAGACCCTCGTTTTAGTTATACATTGCCTATTTGGAAGAAACTTTTTAAAAAGAATAATATAGCAGCAAAATATTTGGTTGTTTATAGAGAGCCTTTTAAAACAGCAAATAGCATTGTTAGAGAGTGTGAAGAGAATAAAGCTTTGCATCCTTTAAAAATGACTAGTGAAAGAGCTTTAAAAGTTTGGGAATCGATGTATTCGCACATACTTGAAAATTATGAAAAAGATATTCAAAAAGAAAATTGGATGTTTGTTCATTTCAATCAATTATTTTCGTTAGAAGTTCTTGAAAAAATAGAGGAATTTATAGGAGGCAGTATTGATAAACAGTTCCCTGAAAAACAGTTGTCTAGGGCAGAGGATTTGGGGAATGAATTAAGTCCAAATTTGTCTGGGATATATAATCAATTGAAAAAATATTCTTTTTAATAATGAAAAAAGTTCTATTCTTATCACATGATGCCTCAAGGACAGGAGCGCCAATTTTATTATTAAACTTGGCCAAATTGTTGTTGTCTTTTAACGAATTTGAAATACATTTTCTTTTAAAAAAAGGCGGTGTTTTAGAAAATAATTTTAGAGAATTGGCAACAAGTTATTGTTTGGAACAACAGAAAAAAACAAAGTTTGATTTTATTAAGAATAAATTATTTAAGACAAAATCATTATTAGAAGACAAGGAATTTTTGAATCAATACCATTGTATCGTTTCTAATACAATAACCAACGGTGATATTTTAGGAAAGATAAGAACTCATTATAAAGGACAAATAATAAGTTATATTCACGAATTAGAAGTAGCGAGTAAAACCTATACTACTGCTAATAGAATTGAGATAGTGATAAAAAATTCAGATCAGTTTTGGGTTCCTAGTGCTTTGGTAAAAAAATTTTTACATCGAGAATTTAATGTTAAAAATGATATAATTGCAGTAATGCCCTCATATATTGAAAGTAAAAATAGTTTAGATACTCATAGAAATAAAGAAATTCAGAACAGTTTTGTTGTTGGTGGATGTGGTACTATTGATTGGCGAAAAGGTGCTGATTTGTTTTTACAAGTAGCTAATGACTTGTTTTTGAAACGTCCCAATGCTTCTGTTGTATTTAAATGGAAAGGAGCAAATAATGGAATTGAATTAATGAGATTGGAATATCAAATTAAAATGACAAATCTAATAGGGAAAGTTTTTTTTGAATCTGCTTCCTCTGATTTAGATTCTTTTTATCAAGAAATTGATTTGTTCTTATTAACTTCTAGGGAAGATCCTTATCCGTTGGTTATATTAGAAGCAGCTCAATTTGCTATACCTTCTCTTTGTTTTGATACGGTTTGCGGTAGTATTGACTTTATAAAAAATAGTGATGGAGGAGTTGTAGTTCCTTTTTTAGACATATCGGCTTTAAGCGATTCTATTTTGTCTTTTTATGATAATTCAAATTATAGAATTCAAAAAGGAATAAATGCCAAGCAATTTATGTTGAATACACATTCTAATAAAGAATATGTTTATTCAGAATTTAAAAAAGCTATTAACTAATTAAAATAAGTAAGTGAAAAATAAAATTAAAAAATATATTAGAGAAAAAATAATAGCAATTTATGAAACTAGGTTTGCGACTTTTTTTTTTAAACAAAAAGGATTTTGCCCTTGTTGTGAGCAAGATACTTTATTTATTGCAAGAAACTCATGGTTAAGGGATCATTTTAAATGTACTAATTGTGGTTGCATTCCCCGAGAGCGTGCATTAATGAAAGTTATAAAAGAATACTATCCTAATTGGGAAACATTAGCTATTCATGAATCATCTCCAGGAAATAGGGGACATAGCAAATTACTTAGAGAAAAAGCCCAAAATTATACAGAAACACAATTTTTTGGGAATACAAATTTGGGAGATTATGTAAATGGTGTACGCAATGAAGATTTAGAACAACAAACATTTGATGATGCAATGTTTGATATTGTGGTAACTTCCGATGTTATGGAACATATCTACAATCCAGAAAAAGCTTTTAGCGAAATACAACGTACATTAAAATCTGGAGGAGCTCATATTTTTTCAGTACC
The Flavobacterium sp. 5 DNA segment above includes these coding regions:
- a CDS encoding ABC transporter ATP-binding protein; translation: MGEVLIKVDHVSKKFAKGLKKSLLYGLSDVFSGIIRRKQDKSLRKDEFWAVSNISFEVRRGECLGLIGHNGAGKSTLLKILNGLIAPDEGSVTMYGKVGALIELGAGFNPILTGRENIYNNAAIIGFSKQEIKDKFDAIVAFAEIEEFIDMPVQNYSSGMKVRLGFAIAAQMEPDVLIIDEVLAVGDLGFILKCFKRIDTILPNTAIVFVSHAMPMVSRICNQIVLMDKGESEFQGKEVGKGIDFYYSRFLDNESNIAFDDGTFEMLEAKGLNINNNEKGIAQIKWGEPLKLYFKIRQNREIEMPIFIIVIYDKEQREVAYIDHSNQNELFFKDGLIEFEMLLEKIQLSKGFYTLDISINKKQTREPYLRIKKVLIIQVLHESEIFPSFLLDCSFKNSYNN
- a CDS encoding class I SAM-dependent methyltransferase encodes the protein MDIENIIGNSKDRLQLWTSFVKHKGFKNIVELGVYRGEFAENILLNCDSIEKYYMIDPWRKLKEWNKPANTEDEIFEDYYNETLKKTEFVRNKRIILRGKTQEMHQEINNDSLDFAYIDGDHTLKGITVDLIAIWDKIKSNGFIAGDDFCSSVWQHDKTFEPTFVFPFAVYFAEAKNVKIYALPFNQFLISKGSKGYELIDLTNGKYNDLSVLNQLKVQLPKKRNTFLSNFFK
- a CDS encoding sulfotransferase, producing the protein MNNILILGSGRSGTSMLTGILVKSGFHLGENFEYLKKDKANPKGYFEDYEVNTVNEDILKENLISIPETLRKWIFPSFTFYRARWLAVIPKGKKIKTTSSIDNRIEVLINKPSFCYKDPRFSYTLPIWKKLFKKNNIAAKYLVVYREPFKTANSIVRECEENKALHPLKMTSERALKVWESMYSHILENYEKDIQKENWMFVHFNQLFSLEVLEKIEEFIGGSIDKQFPEKQLSRAEDLGNELSPNLSGIYNQLKKYSF
- a CDS encoding glycosyltransferase family 4 protein, which codes for MKKVLFLSHDASRTGAPILLLNLAKLLLSFNEFEIHFLLKKGGVLENNFRELATSYCLEQQKKTKFDFIKNKLFKTKSLLEDKEFLNQYHCIVSNTITNGDILGKIRTHYKGQIISYIHELEVASKTYTTANRIEIVIKNSDQFWVPSALVKKFLHREFNVKNDIIAVMPSYIESKNSLDTHRNKEIQNSFVVGGCGTIDWRKGADLFLQVANDLFLKRPNASVVFKWKGANNGIELMRLEYQIKMTNLIGKVFFESASSDLDSFYQEIDLFLLTSREDPYPLVILEAAQFAIPSLCFDTVCGSIDFIKNSDGGVVVPFLDISALSDSILSFYDNSNYRIQKGINAKQFMLNTHSNKEYVYSEFKKAIN
- a CDS encoding class I SAM-dependent methyltransferase, with the protein product MKNKIKKYIREKIIAIYETRFATFFFKQKGFCPCCEQDTLFIARNSWLRDHFKCTNCGCIPRERALMKVIKEYYPNWETLAIHESSPGNRGHSKLLREKAQNYTETQFFGNTNLGDYVNGVRNEDLEQQTFDDAMFDIVVTSDVMEHIYNPEKAFSEIQRTLKSGGAHIFSVPIINKHKATQRWAKKGSDGEPVFLFEPEWHGNPIDSKGSPVTFHWGYDIKDIIKEYTADECEIIYIDDLNYGIRAEYIEIVVQKKNVK